The genomic segment CACAACCTTTTATACAGGCACCACAGGAAACACAACGATTCGGGTCATATTGTGGCTCTGTCATGCCGATAATTCCAAAATCATGCATTCTCGCCTTGATACAGTCATTGGCACATCCTGTAAGTGCAATTTTAAAATGAAGATCATTAGGAAATATCGCCTTTTCAATTCTCTTCGCAAAGGCTGCTGTATTATAATTTCCAAAAGGACAGACTCTGTTTCCGATACATGCACAGACATTTCTGGTTCCTGATGCCGGATACCCGGTACCTGTCTCATTTTGATTAATCTGAAGATTATCTATGATCGGCTGGAGCATCTCATTAACTTTATCCATATCTTCCATATGGATTCCTTCAATTTCAAATCCCTGGCGTGTGGTAAGATGAATCTGTCCGTTTCCATATTTTCTGGCAATATCCACCACCTGCTGCATGACATCTGCATTACAGCAGCCTCCCGGAACACGCACTCTGGAAGCCGTAAGCCCACGAACCTTTGATACACGGAAGGCATTTTTCTTCAGTTTCTTTGTATTAATATCCATTATGATTTCCTCCCTAATCAAACAGTTTTTTGCCTTCTGAATAGCAGAATACCGGACCATCCAGACAAATATAGGTGTCATTCATTCGGCAATGCCCGCATTTACCAAGCCCGCAGCACATTTTTCTTTCCTGCGAAATCCATATCTGTTCTTCCTTCATTCCCAGCTTTAAAAGCTCTGCTACTGCAAATTTCATCATGACCGGAGGTCCGACAACAATAGCTGCAGTCTCATGGATATTATCAGGTTCAAGCTCCGGAATATACTTTGTAACAAGTCCTGTCCTATAAGCATCGTCATCGGATGAGTCCACCGTCAGAATCAGATCCATCTGCTGTTCCCATTTCTTCAGATCTTCACGGAACAGAATATCTGACGGAGATTTAAAACCAAGGATCGTATGTAATTTTTTTACTTCATTCTGATGCTCACCGAAGTAACTGATCACGCCTCGCACAGGAGATACTCCTGTTCCACCGGCTACCACGATCAGTTCTTTCCCCTGATAATTCTCTTTCTCGAAACCATTTCCATAAGGACCACGCATAAAAAAGCTGCTTCCCTCATTCAATTCAAAAATTTCTCCGGTTACTTTACCAACCTTACGTATGGTCAGATCAACATAATCTTCTCCGATACCACTGACAGAAATGGGCGCCTCACCATATTTAGGAACAGAAACTTCAAAAAACTGCCCTGGTTTTACATCTCCCACATATGTCATACGGAATGTATATTCTGTCTCTGTATGCTTCACTATTTCTTTTATCTTAGATAAGAAAGGAATATATTCATTTGCCATCTTATTTTCCCTCCTTTTCTTTCAGTTTCTGAAGACATGCAATATAGGAAATATACTCCGGACACACATTTTCACAACGTCCACAGCCGACACACATATGGTATCCAAATCTTTTCTTATAATCTGAAATTTTATGTAATACCTTAAAACGCATTCTTTCACCCTGATTCTGGCGGAAGCTGTGCCCTCCGGCAATGTCAGAATATCCGTCCACCTGACAGGAAGCCCATACACGGCGGCGCTCTCCAGCCTTTGGATTGTCTTTATAAAAAATATCCTGCATAGTAAAACAGGTACATGTGGGACAGACAAAATTGCAGCGTCCACAGCCAATACAGCGGCTGCCATATTCCTGCCACATGGAATCCTGGTGAATTGTATCCGGAAGTTTCTCCGGAATCTCTACATAAACCTCATTCTTTTCCACAAAAGTCGGTTTCTCCTGAACATTCTGCCCACAATCCCATAATAATTCTTCCAGTTCTCTGCATCTCAGTTCCATGTAACAGCCCTTTTCATCCTGAAAAATATACATATCATATTCTTCACAACGATTTGTGCCCATACTTACACAAAAACAGTTTTTGCCGGATTCCTTACAACCCATCACAGCAAAAACTGTATTTTCCCGCATTCTTCTGTAATAATAATCCTCTGCACCGTTTTTCAGATACATCTCATCCAGACGTTTCAGAGCATGAAAATCACAGCTTTTCAAAAAAATCAATCTCTGTCTCGGTGCTCCGTCTGCTGTTTTCATCTCATTCTCTGTAAAATAAAGAATCGTCTCTGAGATTGGAAACAATGCTTCTTTAAAACTGTAATCCGACTTCTGATCCCAGACAAGTTCTTCCCAGCTGTCCAACCGTCCATAACGAATTACATCTGTATCTGAAAAACAGCCTGTTCCCTGGTAAATTCTCGGTCCATACACATCATAGGATTCCTGCAGAATTTCAAAAACCTTCTGCATCTCATCACTGTTGAAACGTTTTCCCATCAGATACCCCTTTCTTATAATCACATTTTATAGAATTCTGCAAGACCTTCAAAATCTGTCAGTGTAAATCGCTTATTACCATAATGGATCAGACCTCTGTCTGTAAGGACCTTACAGGCACGGGATACATTTTCCCTTGGTGCTCCAACCAAATCTGCCATCAGGGTAATGGTAAGATCAATATCTATCATCACTCCGTCTTCCGTATCCACACCAAAATCACGACCCAGCTTCCACAATTTTGCAGCTATTTTTCGCTCCATCTGCATGTTCCCGGTCGTATTTTTTAACTGATGGCCCATTCGCCAGAGATTTCTTTCATATTCTCTCAGAACAGCTCTTGTCAGATCATGACTCTGCTCCATAAGATGAAGGAATGGTTCTTCTGCAATTTCCAGTATCTGCACCGGACAGGCAGCCTCGCAAAAAAGTGCATTGGGCTTTTTACTTACAATACTCTGATTTAAAAGCCGTCCTTTTCCCAGGATAAAAATCACCTTTCGATTTCCGTGCTTTGTCAGATTATAAAGCATCGCCTCACCGGAATACACAAAATACACTGTTTTTGTTCTACTGCGTGAATGAAAAATCACTTCCTTTTTCTTATAAGAAACAATCTTACTTTCATTAAGCAGATTCTGCAGAATGTCCTTTGGTATTTCTCTGAAAAAATCCATATTCCCCAATTCCCTAATTGTTATCTGTCCCATTGTATCAACCTCACTGGCATAACTTTTGCAGTCTTGATAATAAACTACTCCTGTCTTGCTTTCCTTTTGTATTATAATGAAAAAGTTTGTCGTTTTCCGTGATGTATGTCACATTTATAAATATAATTAAAAAGCCAGTACACATTTAACGTACACTGGCATAATGATTCTGTAAAATGATTTCTTTCTAATTGGATAAGCTTGAAGTGGTCTCCTAATCCTTCAATTTCGTTAAATCTTCTATTGTGTATACCTCCTTAAGTCCCGATTGCGATTTCACCAGCTTTAAGAGATTTAATAACTGTTGTATTTTGTTATTAAACGGCAACTGAATTACTTTCGGCTTCCTCATAATACCTGTCAGCTATATATTCTGCCCATAATCCATTTTCTGTTTCCTGCAATGTCTTATACGTTTCTGATTTGTAAAATTTCAGTGCTGCTTTCTCAAAACTAATGTGATAATGTTGTTGCAATAATTTTAATACATCCCTTATTTGTATACATACATTCATAGTGATATCTTTTCCATTAAAACTATAAATCATTTCTGGCATAAGAATCCCTCCTTGCCAAATGCATGACTCCTCAATTTCCTGAGCAATAAAACTTGAAGTTACCTTTCAAACGCTAAGTATCTCGTTCCTTGAAAAGTCAATCTTCCTGTATCTCCTTCTGCAAGCATTCCATATTCTGTTCCTGACACCTGAAACTCCATTCTATCTCCGCTTTCTGTCTGAAATGTCACATAATACATTGTGTTTGTTGTAGTATGGAATCCGTGTGCTCCACTCGCATCCCCTGCATTTGCATGTTGATGATGTGTAATATTTTCTCTCTTCGCAATAATAACAGCTGACACGGTTGATCTAGGTGACTGATTATTCTTATTCCACGTAACAATTCCCTGCCCCAGAGAAAAAACAATAATACCAATCACAATAATAAAAATGATTGGAACTATAATACTCATCAGATCAAACATTTTCTAATTCACCTCCATAACTTCCGATTGAGATTTCACCCGTTTTGTAAGCTGATTTTCTTTCCAGTCAATTGTGGAATCCACCTGGCATATAAATCACAGAGTGGCTGTGACTATTTTCCAACCCATATTTTCTTAAAACTCACAACAAAAAACAGAGTTTCTGCAAGTCCTGTAATTCCCCATGAGAAGATATACAAAAGATACAGTGATGAAATCGTCTGGAAATGTGCAAATACTGTATAAATCCAGACAATACGAAATACGCAGGAGCCCAGGATAACGATAATGGTAGGCGGAATACTTTTTCCGATACCTCGGGATGCGGCGATACTGCCATCCATAAAACAGCTAAACGCATAGCTGAATGCCATAATACGAATCCTCTGCATACCAGCATCAATAACTGTTGGTTCCGTAGCGAACAGAGAAAGAAACTGTGGGCCAAACACAAGGAGTAGTCCACCCAGGATTGCACCGAAAATAAAGGCATATATAAGGCTGACTCTATAAGATTTCAGCATTCGTTTTTTATTACCGGCACCCCAGTTCTGACCGATAAAGCTTGCACATGCAGTATAAAAAGAAAACATGACATTATAAATCAGGGAGTCAGCATTTGCGGCAGCTGCATTTCCGGAAACCATCACTGCATCAAAAGAGTTGACACCAGTCTGCACAAACAGGTTTGCAATAGCAAAGATTCCGTTCTGAAGACCTGTAGGGATGCCAAGCATGAGAACTGCTTTGCAGGCCTTGGGGTGCAGGCAGATCTTACGCAGAGATACTTTGCAGTCATCGGTTCTTCTGAGGAGATGAATCATCACCAGAGAAGCAGAGATATACAGAGAAATTGCGCTGGCTGTTGCAACGCCTGCGGCTGCCATATGACAGA from the Blautia wexlerae DSM 19850 genome contains:
- the asrB gene encoding anaerobic sulfite reductase subunit AsrB; the encoded protein is MANEYIPFLSKIKEIVKHTETEYTFRMTYVGDVKPGQFFEVSVPKYGEAPISVSGIGEDYVDLTIRKVGKVTGEIFELNEGSSFFMRGPYGNGFEKENYQGKELIVVAGGTGVSPVRGVISYFGEHQNEVKKLHTILGFKSPSDILFREDLKKWEQQMDLILTVDSSDDDAYRTGLVTKYIPELEPDNIHETAAIVVGPPVMMKFAVAELLKLGMKEEQIWISQERKMCCGLGKCGHCRMNDTYICLDGPVFCYSEGKKLFD
- a CDS encoding MATE family efflux transporter, which gives rise to MCENEKKKSHSIEMTTGSLWKNILLFSLPLMGSQVLEVLFNLSDVAVVGRFADYMALGAVGSTTLLVTLFTGILIGMGAGVNVRVAHELGAGNKKGTEETIHTSLLLCAITGLLVCAICLLFSGRMLSMMNTKPELIDQAILYMKIYSLGMPAMAVYNFGNGVLSAIGDTKRPLIYLSIAGVVNVLLNLFFVIVCHMAAAGVATASAISLYISASLVMIHLLRRTDDCKVSLRKICLHPKACKAVLMLGIPTGLQNGIFAIANLFVQTGVNSFDAVMVSGNAAAANADSLIYNVMFSFYTACASFIGQNWGAGNKKRMLKSYRVSLIYAFIFGAILGGLLLVFGPQFLSLFATEPTVIDAGMQRIRIMAFSYAFSCFMDGSIAASRGIGKSIPPTIIVILGSCVFRIVWIYTVFAHFQTISSLYLLYIFSWGITGLAETLFFVVSFKKIWVGK
- the asrA gene encoding anaerobic sulfite reductase subunit AsrA, translating into MGKRFNSDEMQKVFEILQESYDVYGPRIYQGTGCFSDTDVIRYGRLDSWEELVWDQKSDYSFKEALFPISETILYFTENEMKTADGAPRQRLIFLKSCDFHALKRLDEMYLKNGAEDYYYRRMRENTVFAVMGCKESGKNCFCVSMGTNRCEEYDMYIFQDEKGCYMELRCRELEELLWDCGQNVQEKPTFVEKNEVYVEIPEKLPDTIHQDSMWQEYGSRCIGCGRCNFVCPTCTCFTMQDIFYKDNPKAGERRRVWASCQVDGYSDIAGGHSFRQNQGERMRFKVLHKISDYKKRFGYHMCVGCGRCENVCPEYISYIACLQKLKEKEGK
- a CDS encoding Crp/Fnr family transcriptional regulator, whose translation is MGQITIRELGNMDFFREIPKDILQNLLNESKIVSYKKKEVIFHSRSRTKTVYFVYSGEAMLYNLTKHGNRKVIFILGKGRLLNQSIVSKKPNALFCEAACPVQILEIAEEPFLHLMEQSHDLTRAVLREYERNLWRMGHQLKNTTGNMQMERKIAAKLWKLGRDFGVDTEDGVMIDIDLTITLMADLVGAPRENVSRACKVLTDRGLIHYGNKRFTLTDFEGLAEFYKM
- the asrC gene encoding sulfite reductase subunit C; this encodes MDINTKKLKKNAFRVSKVRGLTASRVRVPGGCCNADVMQQVVDIARKYGNGQIHLTTRQGFEIEGIHMEDMDKVNEMLQPIIDNLQINQNETGTGYPASGTRNVCACIGNRVCPFGNYNTAAFAKRIEKAIFPNDLHFKIALTGCANDCIKARMHDFGIIGMTEPQYDPNRCVSCGACIKGCDKLSVDALKMENYRIVRNEEKCVGCGVCVTKCPTRAWTRSEKKYYRLTLMGRTGKKNPRLGEDFLIWADEDTIIKVILNTYKFVKKYIDPNAPGGKEHVGYIIDRVGFAEYKKWALDGVELPPETIVKNNIYWSGIHYR
- a CDS encoding DUF2500 domain-containing protein, yielding MFDLMSIIVPIIFIIVIGIIVFSLGQGIVTWNKNNQSPRSTVSAVIIAKRENITHHQHANAGDASGAHGFHTTTNTMYYVTFQTESGDRMEFQVSGTEYGMLAEGDTGRLTFQGTRYLAFER